TTAACAGCATGGAGACAACAGACTTGTGAAAACAAAAGTGAATGAACAGGGGTAAAGGTAACAAATGCAAGCAATtaaactgcttttaaaacacCTCCTTCAGGAGTACAGAGGATGCAGATCTGAAGGTAAGTGTGTTGCACTGTGACTACGAAATACAGGATGGCAGCTGCTCTTCCTTTCAGATCAATACTCGGTGTGACGGATCTTCCACAGGTGTGATAATCTGACTATTTGGAGAAGACTTCTTCAAGGGAACGTTTTGGAAACACGCACAGATAGTACAATTGTTTATACATAGAATTACGTTAACACGTCTACTGTATTGCTTTAATATAGACAGAATCAcagaaatgtgattttaattCTTAATTCTCTAAATGTTGTTGATGATAAAGTTCTCCAATATTAGATAGATCAGATATGTGAGATTTGTTCATTATGTGTAATTCAGTGGATTTCTAAACTGAAATGTTTACATGATTCTTGCCCTCTAGACAGGATATCATCGTATACTGTAAGTTCATTATTGAGACACTACAGTATAGATGATGTACTATCAAGGGGGTCAATACTCCTCCAACAGTTCCAACAACTCATGCATCCATGGACAGAGATAGGCGATAAAACCGTTACCATTACTGAGTTTAGTAATGGTAAGGGTTCTTTTGCCTCTTTCAAAAGTCATCTGGTAAAAAGAAGACAAAGCGAGTTACAACCGGACAGGATGACTTCAAAGAAAGATCATTGataaaataattcaaatgtGTAATATTGTATTCTgtgttattactgtattttatgtattaataaatattactgtATTTGAAATGTTCTGCTTTggttcatttttttacatacttATCCTCAAAAATCCACTTTTTGACATCACAATTGGCTTTATACTTTCAAAGAACTTCACAATAGTGAGAGGAAGTGAACAGTAAACAGTTTCAGGGCCACAATAAATGCATTTAAGCAGCAAGATATAGCTCTATAAGCTAAACTGGTAACATCTAATAACTGATTTTTTTCCAACTTAAATGTTCTCATTTTAAGTAAAACATTTAAGTGGAAAAAGCTTAAATCTTTTTAAGTGTTAGCATTTTAATTAATGTCTCTTTTTTTAGTGTATAGGCAAAGAAACTTAAAACTGCTTTtccacatttttgaaaaatggAAGAAGGGAAAAAGTATTGattacattatttacatttttatttaattaaatatcacACGAAGAAATGTCACATAATTACAAAAACCATAATCGACAAAACAGGCAAATGAAATGTACACAGTGTATAACTGCTCAATGAATAAGCTGATTCTACCAACTCCACGTACATTTTTGCATACAGTATGCTATACTTTAAAGTGCCATACTTTCTCCAAAACAGAAATCCAACATCCTTTAATAAAACTCTTTGTGAACTTTTCGTGCTCTCTGTTGCAACATTTATTATTCATGCAAAGATTTACCCAACTTATGAAAGACTTAACTGGAGTTATGGCAATAGCTATACACGCTTTTAAGAAATGGTTTAACTAAGCAACAGTGAGTGATTTCAGGTCAGTGTTTTGatataacaaagacatttataagcAACAAGAGCATAAAGTCATTGTCAGCTGTCCTTcgttttaattaaagaaaaaagttatgCATATAATCATGATAGCGTAtgtaaatacaaacatttattacaaacacaaaacaaaggCTTAGGTCTTTAACTGGAAAAAGCAAGGTTTGATACTACtaacaaataattttgacaAACTTGGAGATCAAACTGTTAAAATTCACTCCTTAATAACCATTATCAGGTGTCTGCATCTTACTCTCATAATCTGAATTCTGAACTTCACTTCTTTAGCTTTGCAGATATTTTTAAGCGCACTTCACGCATGAAAATGTTCATTAAGTCATTTCCAGCTTCCTGGGCAATTCTGGTTATCATCTGGCCTCCAGGACCAATAATCATtttctgcaaaaaaataaaataaaattaaaaggtCAGTTAATAGTGAGATAACACTGTTTCGTCAGCTTGTGAAGGCAGGTACCAATACAACGCTCCAAACAGGTCCCATGAATTAAGACTCCCCTTATTAATACAATCCTTTagattaaatattattaattaattgtatCTAGTAATACCCTAGCAGGCAAGctatattttctttttgtttaaaaattatacattttattaattgtatattCTATAATTGTATGAATAACttcaaaacaacaacattgGAGTCCAATCTTTCTAACTGGAAGTAAACACAATCTTAATTTATTGTCAAAAAAAGAAATCCCCGAGCTCAccatatgactttctttcttcacaTACAGTTTGACAGATATGTTGAGCACCCCATCCTCAGACTCCTTCCACATTTCAATTTGCTGCAAAAAgaacaaaataaacatgtaacGATAAATAACATCCCATAAATCACAAAGCTCACATTCCATTCTTTTGAGCAATGATcaagtacactctaaaaaatgatgtgttggatttacttaaaatatatatgcaccatttttgcatcacactttttaagtattcCCAACTTTGATGGTTTTACTTAGGATTTACAAGAGGacctgtgttttatttacttaattttttatgtaaagaatgatgatgaactcaaatatttaagttcatataacgcatattttcttgtttattttaagtaaaattattccaagttgggattgcttaaaatatatatgcaccatttttgcattacactttttaagtaaatccaacacatatTTTAGAGTGAAGTTGGAGCAATTTAGTATACCCAATTTAGCTAATCTGCatgttttggactgtgggagtgtacacagaaaggtctcctgaacaaagtctttgtctgacttagcTTTTGCTTGAAtcagagacctttttgctgtgaggaAACAATGATGCGCGCTAACCCACTGTGTTGCCCTCTACACTGagcacacacttctcaatcatggtaacaatgaacaaacataattttttcaaaataactctaaatacaacatataactaacattaacaacatatcaacataaataaaaccagcaaacattaaaacagtcatcttttttagtaaatattaaccaaagaagtgaacatgtcgcaatgcatgctgggaactattcAGACCATggtttttttaaattgcttgttcagattactgaatttggcaagttgggtaaacaaattggacaaaaacttaaaactccagtcaacaaaatatatttgttagaAGTATGATTATGCTTATTTCATTCAGAGAACACAAATTAAGGAACTGATGCCCTTCAACaataaaaactttgttttttgttaaaagaaaattttgaagttggattttttacagggcATGTGCTTCACAAAATGTCTACGACAGATGTCATAATTTTTGGCTGGaaaggcatcatgggaaatcacgtggctctatagttacttaaaatgttatgctagatttacttaattttgatgcaattgttatagtagttagcattacttatgttttttcattttatttttggatacatttaagttcacctggtaacttaaatttttgtgttacacatgCTAAATATGGTAAGTAGAGGTTGAAAAGTTATAAATACtaagttttttgtgtttaatccaattactttcataagttatggttgttcagccaacgaatcgttttttagagtgtataaacGAATGAGCTTTTGaattttacacattttgagGCAAATTTATCATTCACGAACAAGTACAATACAGCTACAGAACAAATGAATCACGCTGGGTGTAAGAAAGAAactattaaatttctcttttcTTGACAGCTGAATATTTCTGTTTCCAGCATGAAGGGCTTCTAAATTTATTACGGACCAAAAAATCCTAGATAAAATCAAGCTGACAAGCAAGTTGTCGAACAGATGTTAAACAGGAAATCAGTCAGTTTGAATATAAACAAGCATGTGTGTTATGAAAACCTGTAAGACTGTGAGTCTGCATGACTGTAAATTGGCACAATCCCCAAACATTACCTACCTGGGTCACCGTATATGGCACCTCCTTAGGGAGATGTTGCAGAAGTTTCTCTCTGACAGTGTTGAGACAGACATCCTCAGGAGCTTGATCTGTCAGTACTTCACTATGGTACTGCCATTGGCCAGGCTTTGCACTTTGAAACAGGTAACTCCTTATGACACATATGTTTAAACACAGTGTGAATACTATTGAGAACGGAGCAGCACAATGTGCAAGATTataatgtcaaaataaaattatacttAAAGGACAAGGTTGGCATcctacacttaaagccctgttttcagatcgtttatgatgaaatagaacgattttgactgaaatttcgacatataatgctggcccgagaattttagggtgtttgttgtatcacctcccacctctacaatggctttATTGGTGCACAAGAACAATCTAGGGCTttgtatcgccaacaatttcccgatacgatacgtatcccgatacaagggccccgatacgatgcgcatcacgatacaagactattttaaattacattttttgttcagaatttagtaacattattattattattattattattatctgtttattgtacattgaataagcagtgttgtaacagttgtgtttttcccattcatttattagaTTTTGGGGTTACTCATAGAAATACTTAAAATCTCAGAGTTAGTActtaacttatgtttttttaaaagcagttttacaaagatggtgccttactctaggcattatatttgtctctcatctatgaatatatgtataaacatgcagtcagacttaatactatttaatagaaatcagattattaatgtgacagctatagattgaagtagctctgtatctcttctctagacgtacactttcacatgcaaatctttgttgtgtttcttctcaaatgcgttagtactgttttataagagcatggctaataaagccctttgcagtagtataggctaagatatctgcgctttcatactgaactcattgattttaaatacgcacgcgagagagagagagcgcgcaaGTACGCGGCTCACTAAGCAGACACGTGCGCCAGCGAGACAGACAcgcaaagtgaaagtataccccGCTACCTTTAACTCTGCGTACTCCGCGGGACACATGCGTCCTTTCCatatggatcacggatcaacagcgattcgtcacattactttcaaaagtgcatccgaatcgatacggaaggtgctgtatcgatgcgcgTATCGTCAGGCGTCCAAGACGATGTATCGTcttatcgatattttgaacacagcactagaacaatccctcccaaaatgcattaaactttcgtctacaaagacgtgaaactcaccgatcggtcacacaaaaatcgctgcaaaagatgctttccaacaggttttatcttagtttttgtccaactccattgacttgtattagatgtgctgtgaggtacggtattactccgcgccgggaactttgtttgtattcttgaaattggcaaaggcggattatcgtcaccaactgggctggagtgtctattatttaagctctcaacggaagaatgtacaggtgtgaggcgttcggaaaaataggtccacaagtttacaacaaatgctaaaacacctgttggaaagcatcttttgcagcgatttttgtgtgagcatatcagtgaacacccctgaccactcggtgagtttcatgtccCTGCAAACGAAAGTGCATTCTAGGAAGGACTGCTCCAGCGCACCCATacacccattatagaggtgggaggtaacaacaaacacccgaaaattctcgggccagcatcacacgtcgaaatttcagtcaaaaccgctctacctcatcacaaacaatccgaaaacagggctccaagtgcaaaataccgaacttgtccttcaAATCCATACATTATGAAAACCTTACATTTCACTGTTCTTATTGTTTGAACTATTTTTAATACAGAGTTCAGCATTCATTTTTCCTGGTGATCATACTAGCTACACAAGCAGAActcaaaagaaaacatttttttatctaaatCAGTGCAGTTAAATGTGCTTTAACTTGTTACTTGAAGCATTCTTGCTATTCAAAAGTGCAAACAATAATAACTCAATCCTTTGTTAAAATCATCAACTTCTCAAATGTGGCCTCTAACCCTTATGGTTTCCACATCTTCTCTGTCAACCGCACTCAGCATGAACACATCTTTAAAATGTGGCCACCCGCTGCAGTTCTTTAGAGCCTTCAGCTTTTCTTTGCTCAGTCTGTTTTTGATGGGATCCTCCTGAGACGACTCTTTCTCCATGCTCTCAGAATTTGATGCGTCTGCATCCTCGCTCTGTAGTATGCCTGCTAATTTCTGATTTGACTTCACTGCACCACGAACCCGGATCTTCTTTCCATTCACCACCCCATCAGTCAGCTGTGCAGTGATGTCTAGCAACAACATTTTGTTCTTCAATAGGTCAACCTGTGCAGGAAGAGTGCATGGTTTCTCAATTTCATAAATTCTTTAAATTGCCTTTAAGTGAATCGTCTATATATTATTCAGCAAATTTGGAACtgacattaaagggacactccatttttttaaatatgctcattgtccagctcccctagagttaaacctttaatttttaccgttttggaatctattcagttgatctccgggtctgtctgtaccacttttagggggcgtgcacaccaacgcttttacgcccgcagccggcgcatgttttcaattgttttcaatggaagctcagcgtttttcaaataagccagcagctagcggtttttttttcggcgctgaaaaccggcgcagagagttgagaaatgttcaactttggaagaaaagctccgctcgtcaatgtcagttctcacgcggccgtccaatcacagtggaggtggggcgggacaagtatcacagcaaccaaccgtctcacagatgacgtatcagagctaccaaagcgatTAGCTGaggaaagctggcactcagctgaaaaacagctggcattcggcgtcctcaaggcgttttcagccgcgtttaaaagttttggtgtgtccagccccttagtatagcttagcataatccattgaatctgattagaccattagcatcgcgctaaaaaataacttaagaatttttatatttttttaaacttgactGTTGACTGTAGTTACACCGCGTATTAAGGCAGacacaaaattaaaagttgcaattttctaggctgatatggctaggaactatactctcattccggcgtaataatcagtgactttgctgctgtaacatagGTGcagcgcaatgatattacgcacctgcaacttttaattttacgtcggccttagtacacgatgtaactacagaagagtcaagttttaaataggaaaagtaTCGaatctctttggttattttttagcgcaatgctaatggtctaatcagattcaatggattatgctaagctatgctaaaaggggtacagccagacccagagatcagctgaatggattccaaaacggtaaaaatcaaatgtttaactctaggggagcttgaaaataagcatatttttataaacaatggagtgtccctttaagtttaaCAGCTAAACAGGCCCAAAATTCCAGATGAGAATAACAATATCCAAAGAAGAGAGGTTGTTGTGCCCTGGGCAAACTAATCCTACGATTAAAGTGCGACAGATGAATACACAACGACACGGCTAAAAATACCTTATTGAGGACAAGGATGGCAGGCACATCTGGATTCAAGGCCATACACTTTAGGACCTCATAGTCCAGCTTGTTTCGGGTCCATTTATCAGACACATCAACTAACACCACAACTGCAAATATAAAGGAGAAAACCAGAGATTCAACACACAATGGATGCTGACATGCACttagtttttttaaagagtaagaaataaaataagaaagacCTAAATCAGCCTCCTTCAGGGACTCCAAAGGATCCACCAAAAGTGACTCCTCCAGCTGGTGTCTGGTAAACAAATATGtcaaaacattaacatttatagtAGATGCTTTATTACCACTGTTAATAATATTGTCACTACATACCATTGTTATTAtaaagtgtatatttataaCTATTTTTGGACAGTAAAAAGTACAACAGCAGGAAAAGAAAAAAGTCACTATAAGGAAAACAGAATAAGCTTTGATGGTTAGATTTATAATTTCTGTATAATAAGCATCACCAAAtaagaaaagaaaatgtttttaattaggTTTGGATAAAAAAATCACCTGACACAAGTCATAAAAAATGTTCGAGAAAAAGACACAATGTAGGATGCAGagtattatgcaaaaacatatgCCAACATGATGGCAAGTGTGACTGAGGCACATTTATCATAAACATTAACCTTCAAATAACTTTAAGTACTACAGATTTAGCTGGGAAAGTATCTATAAAATATCTGGCTTTAGCTTTGACAGTCTAAAGGCTACAATCGTATaggcttttttattttaaatgtaaacccACCTTTTAGCCTTCAGTGGTGTGGTAAGACCGGGTGTATCCAACATAATCTGGTAAAAGCAGACCAGAAAATGCTATTCAAAACATGTGACACTCACAAAAACTGACTATTTGGATATTAAGCATTGGAAAGATTTACAATTTGTGTGTCATTTTCTGTCACAACACCAACAGCACGTGATCTTGTTGTGTGCACTTTCTCCGACACCGCAAACAACTGAAACAAATAGGATGCGGCATTTATACTGGGCATTAGGAGTTACCTATTATACACAATTTGGGATTCATTGTATTGTACAGCACACCTTTCTGCCCAGCAACTGATTGGTCAGTGTGGATTTGCCAGCATTCGGGGCGCCCACTATAGCCACTTTAAGACACTTGGGGTTGTCAGGTTGATCAGGGTCCTTCAGCAATAAGGAAAACTGTTGACCTGAGGGTAAAAAAACAAACTCACGTTTTGTAACGACCAACCTATAATATCGTAAATGTCTGTAGAGATGAGATTAAACGAATTCAGTTTTGACATCTTATCGCTAAAACAGCAGCCTGAATGCATTGACGGGGGCCGGGCTGATACTGACCACAGTCTGATGGGACGGGGTGATGATAGTGACCCTCGCCGGACAAAACAGTTCTCGACTTCTGTAATCTGTCCAGAAAAGCACCTGAAGACATCAATCGGGCTGGAGCACAGCGAACAGGACATTTCCTCAAGGAGTGTGCACGAAAAACGTCGCAACCTGTGAACAGaatacaataaagtttaaaaaagatTGAGATTTTTTCCATGAGTGGGGTTTTATTTCTGGTGATGATGAATGTGACATAAAACAACCAGCCTATCTTACAcgttatttgtttattgtttataattCTGGTAAACGTAGCCTACCTGTGCGCAGACGCAGATGCGTGTGTTCCGAGGCTGCTGTCAGTGATCGGACAGTCGAAAATCGCAGAGACCTCCGTATAACAGTCTCGAAAAGCCGTAAAGTCATTGCTGAAATCTGTTTCGCAACATAAGATACAAAT
The sequence above is drawn from the Misgurnus anguillicaudatus chromosome 22, ASM2758022v2, whole genome shotgun sequence genome and encodes:
- the eral1 gene encoding GTPase Era, mitochondrial; this translates as MTLRLFETVIRRSLRFSTVRSLTAASEHTHLRLRTGCDVFRAHSLRKCPVRCAPARLMSSGAFLDRLQKSRTVLSGEGHYHHPVPSDCGQQFSLLLKDPDQPDNPKCLKVAIVGAPNAGKSTLTNQLLGRKLFAVSEKVHTTRSRAVGVVTENDTQIIMLDTPGLTTPLKAKRHQLEESLLVDPLESLKEADLVVVLVDVSDKWTRNKLDYEVLKCMALNPDVPAILVLNKVDLLKNKMLLLDITAQLTDGVVNGKKIRVRGAVKSNQKLAGILQSEDADASNSESMEKESSQEDPIKNRLSKEKLKALKNCSGWPHFKDVFMLSAVDREDVETIRSYLFQSAKPGQWQYHSEVLTDQAPEDVCLNTVREKLLQHLPKEVPYTVTQQIEMWKESEDGVLNISVKLYVKKESHMKMIIGPGGQMITRIAQEAGNDLMNIFMREVRLKISAKLKK